Sequence from the Streptomyces sp. R33 genome:
GCGATCAACCGCTCCCCCTCGGCCACGATCTCTTCCTTGTCCTCCTTCGACGCCTTCCCGAAGAGCTCGACGGTCAGCGTCCCCTCCTCGAGCCGCCACAGCCCGGCGAGGAACCCGTCGACGAGGAGGGTGCAGTGGGACTGGTTCCCGGTCCAGGTGCGCCCCTTGATCTCGGGGGCGACCACGCGGGTGCGGTCGGCGTGGGAGAGCAGCAGGTTGTCGAACTCCGGGAGGAAGCGGGGCGGTGCCGGCGTGTCGGCGTCGGGCCGGGGCGCGTCGGGCAGGTCGAACAGCTCGACGCCGTTCACGTCGCGGAAGACGGCCAGCTGCGGGCGCAGCCGCTCGAAGGCCTCCTTCAGCCGGGTCAGCCCGGCCCAGACCTGCATGTCCTTGACGGAGGCGGGCCCGAAGGCGCCGAGGTAGCGCAGTACGACGTCGTCCACGGCCTGCGGGGCCGCTGCGGCGGGTGCAGCGGGCGTGTCGAGCCACTGCTCCACGGTGGTGAGCCGTACCTGCCCGCTGCGTCCCCACACCCCCCGGGGCGTGACCTGGACGAGCGGGAGCCGGCACCGCGCGGCAACGGCCAGGGCCTGCGGATCGGCGTCCGGCCACTGCGTGAGCAGCTCCTCGCGGATCTCGCCCATCGTGCGGGGTTCGGCCTCGACGAACGCCCGCGCGAGCTCGCCGAGCCGCTCCAGGTCCACTCCGACGAGGCCCTTGCGGAAGTAGTTGACCTCCTGGTCCCGGGCGCCCTGGACCAGCGGCCGCAGGGTCAGCGCGTCGTGCGCGGTGTGGGTGTGGATGGTGGACCGCATGGTGACCATCCGGACCACCTGCCGGGACTCCATCAGCTCCGCGAGCTCGGCGGGCCGGAATCCGGCGAGCCGGGCGTGCAGCTGGAAGTAGGGCGGCTTCACGTTCTGCGCCTGGAGCCCGAGCAGGTGCGCGACGGCGTCCTGCGCGGACGTTGCGGCGCGGCTCAGGAGCAACTGGCGGGCGAGCGTGGCACGGTTGACGGAACGGGTGCCGAGTACGGGATGCGCGGTCCGGGAGGCCATGGACAGCAAGCTACCCCCGGTTGCGGACAGATACGGTCCTCGACAAGGGGCCCGATATCCTTCGATCGCCCGAAATGCACGCTCGACAACACGCTCGACAACACGTGCGACAGACACCTTCGACCGGGAGCTGACCTGCGATGTCGGAGCGCCCAGACCGCCGCCCCTCGCCGTCCGGGAAACGCCCTGGATGGCGCCGCCCCACTCCCCCGCCCGCCACGCCACCCGCCTCCCCGCCGGCCGGCCCGAAACCCGCGCCGGCGCCGGCCCCTCCTCCGAACCACCGCAGCGTGATCGACTCCGCCGTCTACCGCGACGGCCGGCGCATCGCCTCCCCCGCGACCCTCGCGGAGACGTTCCGCCAGCTGCGCGACCAGCCCGACGGCATGGCCTGGATCGGCCTGCACCGCCCCACCGAGCCCGAGCTCCACTCCCTCGCCGCCGAGTTCAACCTCCACGAGCTCGCCGTCGAGGACGCCCTCGAGGCCCACCAGCGCCCCAAGCTGGAACGCTACGGCGACACCCTCTTCGTCGTCCTGCGTGCTGCGCGCTACCTCGACGCCCCGGAGGAGGTCGAGTTCGGCGAGCTGCACATCTTCGTCGGCCCGGACTTCCTGATCACGGTCCGCCACGGCGCCGCCCCGGACCTCTCCGCGGTCCGCCGGCGCATGGAAGAGACCCCGGAGCTCCTCTCCCTCGGTCCCGAGGCCGCCCTGTACGCGATCCTCGACGCGGTGGTCGACGGCTACGCGCCGGTGGTCGCGGGCGTCCAGAACGACATGGACGAGATCGAGACGGAGGTCTTCCGCGGCGAACCGGAGGTCTCCCGCCGCATCTACGAACTCTCCCGCGAAATGGTCGAGTTCCAGCGCGCCACCCGCCCCCTGGTCGGCATGCTCCACGGCCTGATGGCCGGCTTCGCGAAGTACGGCACGGACGAGGAACTCCAGCGCTACCTCCGCGACGTGGCCGACCACGTCACCCACACCAGCGAACGCGTCGACGGCTTCCGCCAGGCCCTGACGGACATCCTGACGGTCAACGCCACCCTGGTCTCCCAACAACAGAACGCCGAAATGCGCGCCCTGGCCGAAGCCGGCTTCGAACAGAACGAGGAGATCAAGAAGATCTCCTCATGGGCTGCCATTTTGTTTGCTCCCACATTGGTGGGAACCATCTACGGCATGAACTTCGAGACCATGCCGGAACTGCACTGGGCAGCGGGCTACCCTTTCGCGATCATGCTGATGGCGGTGGTCTGTACGAGCCTGTACGTCATCTTCAAGAAGCGCGACTGGCTGTAGCGAACCACTGCACGAGCTTGATCGACTTAGCGCAAGCGAACCTCGAATGACGTCCCCAGAGGCACCGTGGGGAGAATCTGGGGAGAATGTGCGGCAAGGGGTCGCCCGGACTCGGCGTCGTCACCTCAACGGGGGCGGCGCCCGGCGCAGTCATCGCTGACCGCGCTCCGCGGGAAATGGCCATTCGGCACACCCTGCGATTCCACAGCGTGGCACACGACCGAAAAGCTGCGGCGCAGGCCAGCAGGCTGTGCAGCCGGCCGGACATTCCCGAAGACATGGCCGACTTGCACTCTTGTCACCCACACGATCATGACGGTGCATCAGTTTCTCTCAGTGGCCGCCGCTACAACCGATCTGGAGGTCCGCACGGCGCGGACCGATGGGGAGGGATTCGGCATGCCGAAGGTTCCGGACGGATACGTGCGCGTACGAAGCCACCTCCGCCGCAAGCCGGGCCCGAAGTCCGCCAAGGGCCTGAGCGTCTGGGCCATCGCCGGCCTGTGTGCGGTGGTGTGGCTCTGGGGCCAGATCTTCGGGTTCGGCGACAGCTCCGCCGAGCAGCAGCCCGTGCCGAAGCCCGGCGTCTCCGCGCCGGCGGGCGGGCAGTGACGGCCCGGCGGCGGCGAAGCATCCGGTGGCGACCGCGCAGTACCGCAGACGTCCTGGGTGCGGCAGCCGTTGCCCTCGCTCTCGCAGTCGCCCTGGCACAGGCCGCATCGCGCCTCCTTGCGAGGGCCGCCGAGAGCTGGCCGCTGCTGATCCTGATCGGTCTGGCCCTCGCCACCGGCTTGGTCTGCCTCGGGCTACGGCGCTCCCGCCGGAACCGCGCGGACAGCGAGAGGCTGGCTCGTCTGCGCATCACCTTGGCCGAGTTGGACGAAATGGACGACCAGCAGTTCGAGTACGCGCTGCGCGATCTCCTCGTCCGCGACGGCTGGGCGGCCACGAAAGTGGGCCGGGGCGGAGACCAGGCCGCGGACGTGATCGGCGTCCTGATCCCCCTCGGCCGGATCGTGGTGCAGGCGAAGCACACCCGCGTCGGCGGCAAGGTCGGCTCGTCGGTGATGTACGAGGTGAAGGGCACGGCAGGCCCCGCGCACAGGGCGGACCACGCGGTCGTCGTCACCAACGGCTCCTTCACGCGCGACGCCATGGCCTGGGGCGACCGCCACGGAGTCCACTGGGTCGACCGCGACCGACTCGACCAATGGGCCCACAAGGGCAAGGCCCTGCACGAACTGCTCAGACTGCCCTCGCGGCGCCCCCGCCTGCCCTGGCGTCGAGCGGCATGAGACGCAGATCCTGACCCACCAACGAGAACGGGTGGCACAGCATGAGCTGTGCCACCCGTTCTCAAGCAAGGGCAAGGTCGTCTGGGACGTACTGAGGGGCCACACCGAGCAGCGCATCGACTGCCGCGCGGCCCTTGCCGCCGGCCTCGGGCATGAAGTGGGCGTAGTGGTCGAGGGTGATGGTCGGGCTGGAGTGGCCGAGCCATCGGGCGAGGGTGACGACGGATTCACCCGCCTCGAGGATCACGGAGGCGTAGGTGTGTCGGAGTACGTGGAAGCCGTCCTTGCGGGAGGCCTTCCAGCGCTGGCCCTTCTCCCTCAGGGGGATCACGCCGGCCTTCGCGAGGGCGGGCTTCCACACCTCGTCGTTGAAGACGTTGGCGCGGATCGCGTTGCCGTAGGTCGTGGTCAGGACCAGCGGGTAGGAGCGCTTCTCCCGGTCGGGTTCGGGGCCGCCCCAGGGCAGCTCGACTTCGACGGCCGTGTGTTGCAGGAAGTGTGCGCGCAGCTCGGCGGCCACCGAAGGCGGCATGTCGACGACCCGGGTCTTACCGCCCTTGGGGAGAGTGAAGTACAGGCGGCCGTACAGGAGCTGGACCTGTCGGCGGACGCGGATGAGGCCGCGCCCGAAGTCGACGTCCATCGGCGACAGCCCGAAGACTTCCCCCTGACGCAGCCCGCACCCGAGGGCGACGACGACGGCGATCTGGTACCGCTGGTTGATGACGCCCCGCACCCGTTGCGCGGTCTCCAGCGGCCAAGCCTCCCGTTGGTCCTCCGGGGCCTTGGGCCAGCGCACGGACTTGGCACGCATCGGGTTGCGGACCAGGCGCTTGTCGTCGATCGCCGTCTCGAAGACGTTCGAGAGGGTGGTGAGGATCTGCCGGGCGTAGCGCGGTGCGCACTCGGCTTCGAGCGTGGCGACGTAGCCGCGCAGGACCGATGCGGTGACGTCCCGCAGCGCGACGTCACCGATGTGCGGGAGTACGTGGAGGCGCACACGCTCGTCCACCCGCTTGACCGTGCCCGGTGCTCCTCGCACGCCCGCCTGCCAGTGGCGCGCGATGTAGTCGGCGACGGTGATGGAGCCGTCGCGCGGGTCGACGAACTCGCCCCGTTCGCTGTCGGTGCCGGCCCTGCGGAGCCACGCCTTGGCGTCCTCCAGCGTGTCGAACGACATGCCCCGGACACCCGGGATGCCCGCGACCCGGTAGCGGCTGCCCTTGCCGTACCGGGCGGTGCGCTCGCGCTTGCCGGTGACGGGGTCCTTCTTCTTGTTGATCCAGCGGTCTTCGATATAGCCGGCCAAGTGTTTCCTTGCAGCTAGGGGTTCGGGACGGTCGGCCGGAAGCCGTCAGACGGTTACCGAGTAGGCAGCGCGCCGCTGCGGTGCGGCGCTCACGGGGTTGAGGTCGGGGTTGGAGCGGGAGTCCGCCTGCTCCTGCGCACGTATCCACGCGTCGAGCGCGTCGACCCTGTACGTCACCCGCCCGCGGGCGCCCATCCGGAAGCTGGGCGGCCCCTGCCGTCGGTGACGCCAGACGTAAAGCGTCTTGGGTGAAATGCCGAGATACGCGGCCGTTTCCTGGACCCCGAGAAACGCACGGCCGACGGTGGAACGGTGGCGAAATTCGGGGGAACCGACAGAGGAAATCGGATCGACGACGGACAAGCGAAGTTCCTTACGAAGGGGACGGGGAAATAGACCACTGGCCACGCACGGGCGCAGCGG
This genomic interval carries:
- a CDS encoding winged helix DNA-binding domain-containing protein, with amino-acid sequence MASRTAHPVLGTRSVNRATLARQLLLSRAATSAQDAVAHLLGLQAQNVKPPYFQLHARLAGFRPAELAELMESRQVVRMVTMRSTIHTHTAHDALTLRPLVQGARDQEVNYFRKGLVGVDLERLGELARAFVEAEPRTMGEIREELLTQWPDADPQALAVAARCRLPLVQVTPRGVWGRSGQVRLTTVEQWLDTPAAPAAAAPQAVDDVVLRYLGAFGPASVKDMQVWAGLTRLKEAFERLRPQLAVFRDVNGVELFDLPDAPRPDADTPAPPRFLPEFDNLLLSHADRTRVVAPEIKGRTWTGNQSHCTLLVDGFLAGLWRLEEGTLTVELFGKASKEDKEEIVAEGERLIADMTDHGGRASVRFGSISG
- a CDS encoding magnesium and cobalt transport protein CorA, translated to MSERPDRRPSPSGKRPGWRRPTPPPATPPASPPAGPKPAPAPAPPPNHRSVIDSAVYRDGRRIASPATLAETFRQLRDQPDGMAWIGLHRPTEPELHSLAAEFNLHELAVEDALEAHQRPKLERYGDTLFVVLRAARYLDAPEEVEFGELHIFVGPDFLITVRHGAAPDLSAVRRRMEETPELLSLGPEAALYAILDAVVDGYAPVVAGVQNDMDEIETEVFRGEPEVSRRIYELSREMVEFQRATRPLVGMLHGLMAGFAKYGTDEELQRYLRDVADHVTHTSERVDGFRQALTDILTVNATLVSQQQNAEMRALAEAGFEQNEEIKKISSWAAILFAPTLVGTIYGMNFETMPELHWAAGYPFAIMLMAVVCTSLYVIFKKRDWL
- a CDS encoding restriction endonuclease, producing MGAAAVALALAVALAQAASRLLARAAESWPLLILIGLALATGLVCLGLRRSRRNRADSERLARLRITLAELDEMDDQQFEYALRDLLVRDGWAATKVGRGGDQAADVIGVLIPLGRIVVQAKHTRVGGKVGSSVMYEVKGTAGPAHRADHAVVVTNGSFTRDAMAWGDRHGVHWVDRDRLDQWAHKGKALHELLRLPSRRPRLPWRRAA
- a CDS encoding tyrosine-type recombinase/integrase, whose translation is MAGYIEDRWINKKKDPVTGKRERTARYGKGSRYRVAGIPGVRGMSFDTLEDAKAWLRRAGTDSERGEFVDPRDGSITVADYIARHWQAGVRGAPGTVKRVDERVRLHVLPHIGDVALRDVTASVLRGYVATLEAECAPRYARQILTTLSNVFETAIDDKRLVRNPMRAKSVRWPKAPEDQREAWPLETAQRVRGVINQRYQIAVVVALGCGLRQGEVFGLSPMDVDFGRGLIRVRRQVQLLYGRLYFTLPKGGKTRVVDMPPSVAAELRAHFLQHTAVEVELPWGGPEPDREKRSYPLVLTTTYGNAIRANVFNDEVWKPALAKAGVIPLREKGQRWKASRKDGFHVLRHTYASVILEAGESVVTLARWLGHSSPTITLDHYAHFMPEAGGKGRAAVDALLGVAPQYVPDDLALA
- a CDS encoding helix-turn-helix domain-containing protein codes for the protein MSVVDPISSVGSPEFRHRSTVGRAFLGVQETAAYLGISPKTLYVWRHRRQGPPSFRMGARGRVTYRVDALDAWIRAQEQADSRSNPDLNPVSAAPQRRAAYSVTV